The DNA segment GGCGATAGTATATATTATGACAGGAATAGAGAATTTTCATCGGCTACTAATAATGTAAAGGTTACCGATACTGTAAACAAGTATAACGTAAGAGGGCATTATGCCGAAGTATACAAACAAAAAGATTCTTTATTTATAACCAAGCATGCTGTAGCAGTTACGTTAGTAGAAGCCGACTCACTTTATACTCATGCCAAAAGAATAGTAATAACAGGTAAGGAAGGGCAACGCGTGGTGAGAGGCTATAACAATGCTCGATTTTATAAAACAGATATGAGCGGTAAATGCGACTCTATACATTCTGATGAAGAAAGAGGGCTAACGCAATTAATAGGTCGCCCTGTAGTATGGAATGGCGACAGCCAAATGACTGGCGATGTTATACACCTTATATCTAATAGTAAAACAGAACAAATAGACTCCCTTAAAGTATTGAATAATGCTTTTATTATCCAGAAAGATACCTTAGGAACAGGATACAATCAGGTAAAAGGGCAAAACTTGTACGGAAAGTTTAAGGATAATAAACTGTATGAGGTTGACTTGATAAAAAATACCGAAAAGATATTCTATATGTATGATAAAGAAGACCTAATAGGTATTGATAAAGGTGTGAGTAGTAAAATACACATGAAACTTAATGATAATCAAATAAAATCGATACGTTCTATTAAAAATCCCGAAAGTCAATCGTACCCTGATGCTGAATTTCCTGAAAATGTAAGAAAGCTAAGAGGGTTTATATGGCGAGGTGATGAACAAATAAAAAGTAAAGAAGACATATTTCCGCCAGAAGAAAAAGAACTTCATGAACAGATAGTAAACAAAACTACAAAAGAGAAGAAGGTAGAAGACAAGCCAATGGAAATAATGCAGGAAACGCTTGATTATGACAAGAACAATCCTAAAAAACCACAGCTAAAACCTACTATAAAGAAACAAAAAACTACTACTGAATAGTAATTATACTATTAGCTTCTGTAGTTTTTGACTCCTATAAATGTGATATAGCATACTAATGATTAACGATTTTTATAAATACCAAGCACAAACTTCGCCCCATCCATTGGGTATGGAAGTTTCGCATGCCGAAGGTTCGTATATATATGATACTAATAACAAGGCTTACTTAGACTTTGTTGCTGGAGTTTCAGCAACAAGCTTGGGACATAAACACCCACGTGTAAACCAAGCCATAAAAGACCAGCTCGATAAATATTCGCACGTAATGGTATATGGCGAATATGCGCAACATCCTGCCACAGCATTTTGCAGATTATTAGCAGAACATTTACCCCCGCAACTTAGTAAAACATACCTTACTAACTCGGGCACAGAAGCTGTTGAAGGAGCATTAAAACTAGCTCGTAGGGTAACGGGGCGCAGCCAGCTTATATCCTGCAATAATGCCTATCATGGTAACACAATGGGTAGTATGAGCGTTATGGGGTTTGAAGAGCGTAAGCAAATATTTAGACCATTAATATCTGATGTCGATTTTATTACCTTCAACAACGAAGAAGACCTACAAAAAATAACAGAGAAAACAGCTGGTATT comes from the Flavobacterium arcticum genome and includes:
- a CDS encoding OstA-like protein, with translation MKKLLIYIGILFIAFGSINANAQKKIRLIDTEHLDGNENEIPGAVVFTGDVQFEHNGATIWCNKAYLFEQENYAKLFGDVRIIQGDTIHMNSEYAEYNGNKNFAFASGDVVMKSPDMRLTTDTLYFDRASQQAYYNSYGTIVNEDNTLKSKSGRYYINQKKYQFLTAVTLTNPKYILKSNHLDYYTNSGHAYVFGPTTITSKENYIYTEKGVYDTKKNFAHLLTNSYIKYDTQLIEGDSIYYDRNREFSSATNNVKVTDTVNKYNVRGHYAEVYKQKDSLFITKHAVAVTLVEADSLYTHAKRIVITGKEGQRVVRGYNNARFYKTDMSGKCDSIHSDEERGLTQLIGRPVVWNGDSQMTGDVIHLISNSKTEQIDSLKVLNNAFIIQKDTLGTGYNQVKGQNLYGKFKDNKLYEVDLIKNTEKIFYMYDKEDLIGIDKGVSSKIHMKLNDNQIKSIRSIKNPESQSYPDAEFPENVRKLRGFIWRGDEQIKSKEDIFPPEEKELHEQIVNKTTKEKKVEDKPMEIMQETLDYDKNNPKKPQLKPTIKKQKTTTE